In Nocardioides sp. zg-1228, a single window of DNA contains:
- a CDS encoding DUF2516 family protein, with translation MNIYAFESTLMLVVLLALLAIKGFAFINSLTYSAEAYEAAGKLTKPAWCAITGLGFAAQLILIGSSPLGLIHLVFTIASLVYLADVRPALAEVTSRR, from the coding sequence GTGAACATCTACGCGTTCGAGAGCACGCTGATGCTGGTGGTGCTCCTCGCCCTGCTCGCGATCAAGGGTTTCGCGTTCATCAACTCCCTCACCTACTCCGCCGAGGCCTACGAGGCGGCCGGCAAGCTGACCAAGCCGGCGTGGTGCGCGATCACGGGGCTCGGCTTCGCGGCCCAGCTGATCCTCATCGGCTCCTCGCCGCTCGGGCTGATCCACCTCGTCTTCACGATCGCCTCGCTCGTCTACCTCGCCGACGTGCGCCCGGCGCTCGCCGAGGTCACCTCGCGCCGGTGA
- a CDS encoding helix-turn-helix domain-containing protein yields the protein MAKEKKTTRVASKTAATTATARRATKATTTATTKATTKTSKAVVDSIGTLGDYLREQRVGAQLSLRQLADQVGVSNPYLSQIERGLRKPSAEVLQQLARALRVSAEQLYVRAGIVHPDPGQAGSVELAILADTALTERQKHSLLDVYASFLALNERDAATAPTEVQAEVQADAPTRPVDETDES from the coding sequence ATGGCGAAGGAGAAGAAGACCACGAGGGTCGCCTCGAAGACCGCCGCCACGACCGCGACCGCACGCAGGGCCACCAAGGCCACGACCACTGCCACCACGAAGGCCACCACCAAGACCAGCAAGGCGGTCGTCGACTCGATCGGCACGCTGGGTGACTACCTCCGCGAGCAGCGGGTCGGCGCCCAGCTGTCGCTGCGCCAGCTCGCCGACCAGGTGGGCGTGAGCAACCCCTACCTGAGCCAGATCGAGCGTGGCCTGCGCAAGCCGTCGGCCGAGGTGCTCCAGCAGCTCGCCCGGGCGCTGCGCGTCAGTGCCGAGCAGCTCTACGTCCGCGCGGGCATCGTCCATCCCGACCCGGGCCAGGCCGGATCGGTGGAGCTCGCGATCCTCGCCGACACGGCGCTGACGGAGCGGCAGAAGCACTCGCTCCTCGACGTCTACGCCTCGTTCCTCGCCCTCAACGAGCGCGACGCCGCCACCGCACCGACAGAAGTCCAGGCAGAAGTCCAGGCAGACGCACCGACACGGCCCGTCGACGAGACCGACGAGTCGTGA
- the rfbB gene encoding dTDP-glucose 4,6-dehydratase, with translation MERLLVTGGAGFIGSNFVHHLLEHTDLRVTVLDKLTYAASKESLAGLPEDRVRLVVGDIADADVVDPLVADHDAVVHYAAESHNDNSLNDPSPFVHTNILGTFTILEAVRRHDKRLHHVSTDEVYGDLELDDPKRFTEDTPYNPSSPYSASKAGSDHLVRAWVRSFGVRATVSNCSNNYGPWQHIEKFIPRQITNVIDGIRPKLYGSGENVRDWIHADDHSSAVLTILEKGRIGETYLIGADGEKNNLEVVRLILKLMGQAEDAFDHVNDRAGHDMRYAIESGKLRHELGWTPQFQDFESGLADTIEWYRTHEEWWRPHKDATEAKYAEKGQ, from the coding sequence ATGGAACGCCTACTCGTGACCGGAGGCGCGGGGTTCATCGGATCGAACTTCGTGCACCACCTCCTCGAGCACACCGACCTCAGGGTGACCGTGCTCGACAAGCTGACCTACGCCGCCTCCAAGGAGTCGCTGGCCGGGCTGCCCGAGGACCGGGTGCGGCTCGTCGTCGGTGACATCGCCGACGCCGACGTCGTCGACCCGCTGGTCGCCGACCACGACGCGGTCGTCCACTACGCGGCGGAGTCGCACAACGACAACTCGCTCAACGACCCGAGCCCGTTCGTCCACACCAACATCCTCGGCACCTTCACGATCCTCGAGGCCGTGCGCCGGCACGACAAGCGGCTCCACCACGTCTCGACCGACGAGGTCTACGGCGACCTCGAGCTCGACGACCCCAAGCGCTTCACCGAGGACACCCCCTACAACCCGTCGTCCCCCTACTCCGCCTCGAAGGCCGGCTCCGACCACCTGGTCCGCGCGTGGGTCCGCAGCTTCGGCGTCCGCGCGACGGTCTCCAACTGCTCCAACAACTACGGCCCATGGCAGCACATCGAGAAGTTCATCCCGCGCCAGATCACCAACGTGATCGACGGGATCCGGCCCAAGCTCTACGGGTCGGGCGAGAACGTCCGCGACTGGATCCACGCCGACGACCACTCCTCGGCCGTGCTGACGATCCTGGAGAAGGGCCGCATCGGAGAGACCTACCTGATCGGCGCCGACGGCGAGAAGAACAACCTCGAGGTCGTCCGCCTGATCCTCAAGCTGATGGGCCAGGCCGAGGACGCCTTCGACCACGTCAACGACCGCGCCGGGCACGACATGCGCTACGCGATCGAGTCGGGCAAGCTGCGCCACGAGCTCGGCTGGACGCCGCAGTTCCAGGACTTCGAGTCGGGCCTGGCCGACACCATCGAGTGGTACCGCACGCACGAGGAGTGGTGGCGCCCCCACAAGGACGCCACGGAGGCCAAGTACGCGGAGAAGGGCCAGTGA
- a CDS encoding asparaginase yields MSSAASTTTPAGRPVVAEIVRSGFVEGHHYGSIVALTADGAVDWSVGAVDVPVLPRSSNKPVQALAMVELGLDLPDELLALACASHSGEEFHVEGVRRTLASAGLDESALRTPADYPLDDAAREAVVRAGGGRAPILMNCSGKHAAMLATCVLRGWDTETYLDPTHPLQVAIADTFARLTGEPIAAVAVDGCGAPLLSTSLTGLARAFAALATADDGPARRVADAIRRHPEHVSGTTRDELALHRAVPGLIGKAGAESCYAVALPDGRAWALKTDDGAARVRPVLMAEALRRSGVLDEDGVDAAAVRTTGRVDLLGGGVPVGEIRAVF; encoded by the coding sequence ATGTCGTCTGCCGCCTCCACCACCACGCCGGCCGGTCGGCCGGTCGTCGCCGAGATCGTCCGTTCGGGCTTCGTCGAGGGCCACCACTACGGCTCGATCGTCGCCCTCACCGCCGACGGCGCCGTCGACTGGTCGGTGGGCGCGGTCGACGTCCCCGTCCTCCCGCGCTCGAGCAACAAGCCGGTCCAGGCGCTCGCGATGGTCGAGCTCGGCCTCGACCTGCCCGACGAGCTCCTCGCACTCGCGTGCGCCTCGCACTCCGGGGAGGAGTTCCACGTCGAGGGCGTACGCCGCACGCTGGCGAGCGCGGGCCTCGACGAGTCGGCGCTCCGGACCCCGGCCGACTACCCGCTCGACGACGCGGCCCGGGAGGCCGTCGTACGCGCCGGGGGCGGACGGGCGCCGATCCTGATGAACTGCTCGGGCAAGCACGCCGCCATGCTCGCGACCTGCGTCCTGCGCGGCTGGGACACCGAGACCTACCTCGACCCGACCCACCCCCTGCAGGTGGCGATCGCCGACACCTTCGCCCGGCTCACCGGCGAGCCCATCGCGGCGGTCGCGGTCGACGGGTGCGGCGCGCCGCTGCTCTCCACGTCGCTGACCGGCCTGGCGAGGGCGTTCGCCGCGCTGGCCACCGCGGACGACGGCCCGGCGCGCCGTGTCGCCGACGCGATCCGGCGCCACCCCGAGCACGTCAGCGGCACCACCCGCGACGAGCTCGCCCTGCACCGGGCGGTGCCGGGACTCATCGGCAAGGCCGGCGCCGAGTCCTGCTACGCCGTCGCCCTCCCCGACGGTCGTGCCTGGGCGCTCAAGACCGACGACGGCGCGGCGCGGGTGCGCCCCGTGCTGATGGCCGAGGCGCTGCGGCGCTCGGGGGTGCTCGACGAGGACGGGGTGGACGCCGCGGCGGTGCGCACGACCGGGCGCGTCGACCTCCTCGGCGGCGGGGTCCCGGTCGGGGAGATCCGCGCCGTCTTCTGA
- a CDS encoding bifunctional dTDP-4-dehydrorhamnose 3,5-epimerase family protein/NAD(P)-dependent oxidoreductase — MTLPSLETTPIPGLVVVRLDRRDDERGFFKENWQREKMLAIGLPDFGPVQNNVSFNGDRGVTRGIHTEPWDKFVSLATGRIFGAWVDMREGDTFGATFTLEMDTSVAVFVPRGVGNSYQVLEDATAYTYLVNEHWRPGISYPALSLDDPTVAIPWPIPLAEAIISEKDQHNPALDASTAIPPKKTLIVGALGQLGRALHAAHPDADRVDLREDEGVTALDLTDAEAVAAWPWHDYAVVINAAAFTAVDAAETTEGRVAAWAANATGPATLARLAREHRFTLVHLSSEYVFDGTAPLDPGHTEDEPLSPLGVYAQSKAAGDLAVGLAPRHYLLRTSWVIGEGNNFVRTMRSLAEKGVSPSVVDDQVGRLTFTDELVRAIGHLLDSDAAFGTYNVSNGGPAMSWREIAQAVFERSGRSADDVSGTSTEAYADGVRAQGKPFAPRPLHSAMSLARIRATGFEPEDAMAALDRYLAT; from the coding sequence GTGACCCTCCCCTCCCTCGAGACCACCCCGATCCCGGGCCTCGTCGTCGTCCGCCTCGACCGGCGCGACGACGAGCGCGGGTTCTTCAAGGAGAACTGGCAGCGCGAGAAGATGCTCGCCATCGGGCTGCCCGACTTCGGCCCGGTCCAGAACAACGTCTCCTTCAACGGCGACCGCGGCGTGACGCGCGGCATCCACACCGAGCCGTGGGACAAGTTCGTCTCGCTGGCCACCGGCCGCATCTTCGGCGCCTGGGTCGACATGCGCGAGGGCGACACCTTCGGCGCGACGTTCACGCTCGAGATGGACACCTCGGTCGCGGTCTTCGTGCCGCGCGGCGTCGGCAACAGCTACCAGGTGCTCGAGGACGCCACGGCCTACACCTACCTCGTCAACGAGCACTGGCGCCCGGGCATCTCCTACCCCGCGCTGTCCCTTGACGACCCGACGGTCGCGATCCCGTGGCCGATCCCGTTGGCCGAGGCGATCATCAGCGAGAAGGACCAGCACAACCCGGCGCTGGACGCCTCGACCGCGATCCCGCCCAAGAAGACGCTCATCGTGGGCGCGCTGGGCCAGCTGGGCCGGGCGCTGCACGCCGCCCACCCGGACGCCGACCGGGTCGACCTCCGCGAGGACGAGGGCGTCACCGCGCTCGACCTCACCGACGCCGAGGCCGTCGCGGCCTGGCCCTGGCACGACTACGCCGTGGTGATCAACGCCGCGGCCTTCACCGCAGTCGACGCGGCCGAGACCACCGAGGGCCGGGTGGCCGCGTGGGCCGCCAACGCCACCGGGCCCGCCACGCTCGCCCGGCTCGCCCGCGAGCACCGCTTCACCCTGGTGCACCTGTCCTCGGAGTACGTCTTCGACGGCACCGCGCCGCTCGACCCCGGCCACACCGAGGACGAGCCGCTGTCGCCGCTGGGCGTCTACGCCCAGTCCAAGGCCGCCGGCGACCTCGCGGTGGGCCTGGCCCCGCGCCACTACCTGCTGCGCACGTCGTGGGTGATCGGCGAGGGCAACAACTTCGTGCGCACCATGCGCTCGCTCGCCGAGAAGGGCGTCTCCCCCAGCGTCGTCGACGACCAGGTGGGCCGGCTCACCTTCACCGACGAGCTGGTGCGCGCCATCGGCCACCTGCTCGACTCCGACGCCGCGTTCGGCACCTACAACGTCTCCAACGGCGGGCCGGCGATGTCGTGGCGCGAGATCGCCCAGGCGGTCTTCGAGCGGTCGGGCCGCAGCGCCGACGACGTGTCCGGCACGAGCACCGAGGCCTACGCCGACGGCGTACGCGCGCAGGGCAAGCCCTTCGCCCCGCGTCCGCTCCACTCGGCGATGTCGCTCGCCAGGATCCGTGCCACCGGCTTCGAGCCCGAGGACGCCATGGCCGCCCTCGACCGCTACCTCGCTACCTGA